One window from the genome of Bacillus rossius redtenbacheri isolate Brsri chromosome 10, Brsri_v3, whole genome shotgun sequence encodes:
- the LOC134535978 gene encoding pH-sensitive chloride channel 2-like — MAAAPAILALLAAAAARATSCGEWNSSEPHSSTELMMHLSDPCRYDKWTLPDSGDAPLNVMTRLHVYYLGLVDAHSLQFTLHILTRFRWRDPRLDYSAASPRTRQVVSEGFIKEHIWNPHVYLVNEHESSVMGSGQKDVLVTVDPDGMVSLSSRMKMKLSCLMDLQKFPFDEQKCPLVLESWTYNSSELVLNWDLDTPVSVNKDLHLPEYNLINMWCNYSTATYSIENSNSSIAPFIPYYTRFAGNYSSLEVQFHLAREVGHYIMDYFMPSILLVVVSWVSFWLDPNAVPGRTVLGTSTMLTFITLTRNMGSALPKVSYIKATEIWFIVCTGFIFGSLVEFAFVNTIWRRKKNVELKKVNSKYILKCTLTPQLGRKNLGSSSNIDRCQSWPNVEKEMGSSNDMFYIGNSNKSNSNTLTVNSTDSIATNPCPGLGAGGGQHGSEDLADVVIRVPDGTGGGPTQRGFTTMTPQEIAQWIDRRSRVLFPVAFVVFNILYWGFVWI; from the exons GTCGTGCGGCGAGTGGAACAGCAGCGAGCCGCACAGCAGCACGGAGCTCATGATGCACCTGAGCGACCCTTGCCGCTACGACAAGTGGACGCTGCCCGACTCGGGGGACGCGCCGCTGAACGTCATGACGCGCCTGCACGTCTACTACCTCGGCCTCGTCGACGCGCACAGCCTG CAATTCACGCTGCACATCCTGACGCGGTTCCGCTGGAGGGACCCGCGCCTCGACTACAGCGCGGCGAGCCCGCGCACGCGGCAGGTGGTCAGCGAGGGGTTCATCAAGGAGCACATCTGGAACCCGCACGTGTACCTGGTGAACGAGCATGAGTCCAGCGTCATGGGCAGCGGCCAGAAGGACGTGCTGGTCACAGTCGACCCCGACGGCATGGTCAGCCTGTCCTCCAG GATGAAGATGAAGCTATCCTGCCTTATGGACCTCCAGAAATTTCCATTTGATGAGCAGAAATGCCCTCTTGTCCTAGAGAGCT GGACGTACAACTCTAGCGAGCTGGTGCTCAACTGGGACCTGGACACCCCTGTCTCCGTCAACAAGGATCTCCACCTGCCAGAGTACAACCTCATCAACATGTGGTGCAACTACAGCACCGCCACATACTCCATCGAGAACAGCAACTCCAGCATCGCCCCTTTCATCCCCTACTACACCCGGTTCG CGGGCAACTACAGCTCCCTGGAGGTACAGTTCCACCTGGCCCGCGAGGTGGGCCACTACATCATGGACTACTTCATGCCCAGCATCCTGCTCGTGGTCGTGTCCTGGGTGTCCTTCTGGCTCGACCCCAACGCCGTGCCCGGCCGCACCGTGCTGG GTACCAGTACCATGCTGACCTTCATCACTCTCACTCGCAACATGGGCAGTGCTCTGCCTAAGGTCTCCTACATCAAAGCCACCGAGATATGGTTCATCGTTTGCACAGGCTTTATCTTTGGATCTCTGGtggagtttgcttttgtcaacaccATATGGAGGAGGAA AAAGAACGTGGAGCTGAAGAAGGTGAACAGCAAGTACATCCTCAAGTGCACGCTGACCCCGCAGCTGGGGCGCAAAAACCTCGGCTCCTCCAGCAACATCGACCGCTGCCAGTCGTGGCCCAACGTCGAGAAGGAAATGGGCTCCAGCAACGACATGTTCTACATCGGCAACTCCAACAAG AGCAACAGCAACACCCTGACGGTGAACTCGACCGACTCGATTGCCACCAACCCGTGCCCCGGCCTGGGGGCGGGCGGAGGACAGCACGGCTCCGAGGACCTGGCGGACGTGGTGATCCGCGTCCCCGACGGCACGGGGGGCGGGCCGACCCAGCGCGGCTTCACCACCATGACCCCCCAGGAGATTGCCCAATGGATCGACAGGCGCAGCCGCGTCCTCTTCCCCGTGGCCTTCGTCGTCTTCAACATCCTCTACTGGGGGTTCGTCTGGATCTGA